ACCTTGTGCGCCAGCTCTTTTGTGTCCGCCCGGATAGATGTGTCGGCCGCCGAGGCCGCAGCGGTAGCTGCATTTTGCACGTCTTTAAACTTGACGGACATGGTTGCGATGGTGGAGGAGCGATAAGACGAGACCTGCAGCGATCGAGAACGCGGTGAGCTCAAGGAAAAGCAATGAACAGGAAACGCGAAGACAGACGATGTGGGAAAGAAGATGGAGCGATGAGACGTGGCGGGTCAGGGACGAAGACGGAAAATATGGGGTTGGGGATCGTTGGGCGAATAATAATATAGGATAGGGGAAGTGGTGTTTGTTTATGGAGAGGCTGGACAACACCAGATCGATTCGGGACTCCTGGAGCTTACCGAGGTTGCGATGCGGAGTCAATTGGTGGTTCTGGTCACTCAGGGCGCTTGTCCGCGATTGTTATAGCTCGACACGCGTTTTCAACAAAGAAGATGCAAAAACTCCTTGGAAAACAGCTCCGGAGAGTCAGGAATGTGGTCTGGAGCTGATGGCTGGACTCTGGGAGTGGAGGGGGATTGAGTGGGCGCCACGAGGCCGGCAGCTGCTCGATTTATATCGCGGTTAGGCCAGCGGCATCGGAAGTGGCCGACCCCCAAACTGCCGTAGCGGACTCCGCAGCAATATCATGGTGTCTAAGACAATGACAATCTGAGAATTGCCACACTGTATGATTAATCAGTAGAAGGACAATGGATGGGTTCTGGGTATCTTTTGTTTGATTTCTGATTAATATCTTTGCGCTTGCGCCTTTATTTACCATtgatgcctcaggcataaatatatattgtctGGTCAAACAGGTCTAGAATCTATACTTTATACAGAAATGAAAGTAACAGTTCTTTGCACAAAAAGAGCATTTTAGAGGCTCTAATAGATGTGAAAAGACCTTAATGAGCACTATGTATTCTATTCAATCCTCGTATGAGGTTGCACTGGAACATCACCCAGAGGGTTGCGCCGAGAGAAGGATTCACCTTATAGCTCTTTATGCTGTTAAGTTCATAACACTGGACTTCTTTTTATGTCTGCAATTCCAATCCAGCCATCAtggatggcgaagaggtgGGCTCTTACCCAGTCTTGATTGGCGTGTCCCCAGACACAGACCCAGACCCAGATATGGCGTCTTTCCAACACGTGGAATCAGTCGACACTGCTGAAGATTGTGTTGAGGCAACGAACGAATCCCAGGAGCCAGGCAATTCCAATCACCAGCCATACGCCACAGCTCCTGTGGTAGCTCCATACCCACGGCAACAAAGCCGCCATGATAGCTGCTCTCACAGTACTGCAATCCGTCAGTGGAGGATCGATCAACACGAAACCTGCAACACTTGTGGCAGAAGACCCTTCCTGAGATGGTTCTACCTCTGCACTGAGGACACAACCGACTATTCAGCGTCAACAGACCGTAACGGTTCCCTGCTGAGCGAATGGATAACGGACGCAATTCTCGAGGGCGAATACACCGACGAGCAGAGAGACAAATTGTGGCAACAGAAGCTGGAGGTTTTGGAGTTGTGCGAGATGGAAAGGACTCTATCTATGTCTGGAAGCTGTTACGACCCCAGCCACGGAGCTGAACAGCAGTACGAGTTTCATCAGTTCGAAACACACCAAAGCCGACTTAGCGCGGATGTGCACTCTCGTCCTGGTCGTTGCCAGTACAGGGCTTGTCACCACTGCGACCGCAAGCTGCAGGAACGAACCTGGGTTAGCCTCAATGCCGTGTGTAACGATCCAGATACCACACCCCCAAGCGTCTGGGATTTGTGGGAGACACCTGTGTCAGACGTGAAGGTCGTCAAGAACCTCGGGTTACGTCCTCCTTGCCCTCCCGCTCCACCACCTCATTTCTCGCAGTGCTCATATCGCGCTTTCCACCGTCGGCGAGTGAGAAGCATTTCGCATCTTGCGGGATACGAGTCTTCCCTCAATATGGGCGCTATGAGCAACTTGTCAACGATCGAAGAAATAACTGAGGAATTCGACATCTGAGCACTGAAATCCGCACTGAGGCGCATAATGGCGCCAAGGGGTAAGCCGCGTTCATGGACTTTCGCAGTGAAGAACCTGAGAACCGGGTCAGTGCTCACGAACGTGCGGGACAGCGATAGGTCGGTTGGTTCCTAGAATATGGCTTCATTGGATGGATGCGCCGGTATACTATAACAGTTAGCgtaagaagaagaaaattcTTCATGCAGGATAATGGATAATCAACTCGAAGTTTTAGATTTTCATGGCATTGCTCTGCATGAATGCATTTTGAGCCAGATTGCGGGAGTGAGTGTTGATGATAGTGGATGTGATTTACCTAATCTCAAGCTGAGTTGGTATTCAGTGTAAGCTTCAAATCGGATCATTAACCCGACCTTGTCTTTTGACTGGGTGTTTTGGAGGGGCGGAAATGTATTCTCGGAATTGCTGCACAGGTGTAGTTGGACGGTGTCGGTATCTGACGGGATCGTTCCGAGCCTCGGCACCAGGCCGTATCGGGCTGATCAGTTGGATCGTGACAGTCCGGGGATATGGAGACTTTCACTTAAGACTTTAGACTCCCGACCCCTGTGTATCACTCGCGCTTTTCTACCTCTGTCGATTTCACAGCAGAACCAAGGTCATACCCAGCGCTTCTCATACCCCTCCCTCACCATGGCGGACGACAAGGCGCCCAACCCTGAGGAGTCAGTGAGCCCCGCAGGGAGCACACCCCCAATGACGTCCAGACAGGCTGCACAGCGCCGGTTGCTAGCAGCTCTTTTGACTGCAGATAGGCTTAATGGACGCCTGAACAAGTAAGGAGACCCAAGCTCCAGCAAGGCCGATTCATCCGTAACCATGATAACaatcctcaccctcgtctCGTTACCCCTTCGCCCAGTTAACCACGATCTACTATAGGATTTTATCGACATCAGCTGGCCAAGAACgactcttcgccttcatccAATACACTTCCCATATCCTCCACCACCTGCTTGCGTCCGCGCCCTGGGTCGCGCTCCAAACccgcctcagcctccttgCGCGTCTCCgctcaagcagcagcagcagccccagcgcctcagcctcaaccgGAAAAGCAGCAGCCCCATCAACAGCGACACAGAAACCCCGGCTCCTCGCCCTGTACTCCCTCATGTCCGAAGCCCGATATATGCTGCGCCTCCTCGATCTACCCACACTCATAGCTTGGGGCTCCGCGACGCTGAAATCGCCGCCAGCGGACAAAACCATGTACGCCTTGACTCTCCTCCAAGTTCTCGCAAACATCATCTACCAAGCACTCGAGAACGCCGCTTTCCTCACGACGAAAGGTGTCATACCTGAGCAGTTCCTCAAGCGCTGGGGTGGGGCCGCAAAGGTGGAACTCTGGAGCACGAGGGCTTGGCTTGGTCATATTGTACTTCAGTACTTTGTGCTTTGGAGGGCAAGGGAATTgcggaagaaggcggagATTGAGGGGTCGtcggaggagaagcagaaggagctgaaggcGGAGGTAAGAgcttggaagaagagcttggTGAACAATGTTTGCTGGACACCGTTGTGCCTGCATTGGAGTTTTGAGAATGGAATTGGGTTCCCAGGGTCTTTGGTAGGCGTTGGGAGTTTCATGGCCGGGGCTTGGGGTTTCGCAGATTTGTGGGCCTCTACTGCGTAGAGGCTGGCTGCTGGGAGCTTGGAGATTGTATATATGGGAGATAAGAGTTAACTTCAAATTATGTGTTCTAGATAGACCTAAATGAGTATGGCTGATTTGGTGATTCCTAGTCAATCATCCTTAATTCAAGGATATGGCTTGACGATATTGGGGCTCAGTAGCGTAAGAAATAGGCGAAAAGAATATTAGGTTTCCGAGAATAAACCAAGGTGTATATAACAAATATCCGTTCTAACAAGCAATGAATATCCGCAAGCGATATAATCTAGTTATAGCTGAAAGGCACTTTGTTTTGTTCTCTAACCATGTTCGCGTAGAGCTGACCAGATAGAAAATCGTCTATGGGCCAGAAAGATGTTTCCATAGGTTGCAGTTCCGTATTCTCAGAAGTCCAGCTCCAAACGAAAGTTCCCGCATCTACGGATTTTTGGCTTTTAACCTCGTAGCCGTGGATTTTGTCAATCAGAGAGACCTGGACCTGGGTGTCTATGAATATGCTATGCCCAGGCCGTACGCATTCAACCTCTTGGACGTCACTGCGTTGTTCCCTTGTCAGCCCGAAAACGAGCATTCCCTCGACCACGtctgacgaagacgatgatggcttAATTGTTGGTAATCCAGGCTTGCCGTTCTCTGCGAAATGGTGAAGCGTGTATCCCGGGAGCGTTGCGTAGACCATGTCCACTGTGGTGGTCTGAGGAATGTCAACGATGTACTTGAGGGCTGTTGGGAGCATCAAGTGGCCATAGACGAAGACAGGCGGGTAGCTAGATTTTGCACAGAGTTCTTGTAATTCTCCTTCTTTCAACGGTGATCTCTTGATTGCAGTTTGGAAGTCTTCTGGATAACTGTCCTTGCAACGCATATTCGCTGCCACAGAAGGGTTTGAGCGGGCAGCAAACCGACAGCGGAGATGACTTTCTGAACTCTTGCAGCTTTCAGCAAGAGTGAAACAGAGGCCCAACATTGCCGTCTGAAGATCGAAAAAACGAGGAAAAAGCAGAACTTTTGATAACAACCCAAGAAAAACCGTTTTGATCTGCTAGACATGACTGTTTGGAGGGCCACCTGGGTCGCCTATGGCAGGGATTAATCGTGGCAAACTGGGAAACACAAAGATAAAGTTAATTGATTAACAACAAACTATATTCTTGACCGATCCATAAAGAACCTGGGAAGCAAAATCGCTGTCCCACGAGCTCAGCAGCTGTTGCCCGCATTGCTGAGTCCGTTGCATAGCTTCTGGGTAAAGGCGCCCGGCGAGGTAGTGCCATATACCGCTCTTCAGTTCACTTGCTGCTTGCGCATATGTCTGGGTGAAGTTATAATAATGGCTCCGGTATATGGATGAAAAGTTGGATCATGATGAACTGGAGTGTCAAAGGTCCTCAGGCATTGACTAACTAGCCAAGAGACCCTGGTTGAATCGGCCGTCCATTCTCCAAGCTGACGCAAACCCCGGTAGCCTAAACTAGCGAGTGAAAAGCAATCTCtgcagagaagatgcgaTGGCAACAAAAGATGACAGACTGAAGATTATGACTGAGTGAAGTTGCTACGACCAGGTTCCAtttgcttcttccaggcGGTGGCGGTTGATACAAGTCGCCGGCTTAAGTCATCAACGGAACACCTTGGCAGTCGAGTTAATCGTCACCTCTTCATAACTGGAACTGCTCTGTCCACTTCCGATTTCACCTCCAACTCACTCTCTATCTGTCCTTTTCCCAACTCCATCTATCTCCGCACTTTGCTACGTTCCTTGGGCATTCTCGCTGTCCTTTGAACTTCTCCCGTTTTCGTTTACGTCCGATTTTCGCATTTCCTTTGTGTTGTTGGGGCGGTTCCAGGTCCGGCACACTCAACCTTTGCGTAAACTCTCGTCGAGTCTACGTTGCGTAATCGATTTGATTGCCTTTCCATCGCTCAGCGCTTTCCGTCGAGATGAGCTCAGAAGAACATAAGAAGAAGCTTCTGTATGGCGTTCACTTCCTTCAGTTCCTGTCCAGGCGTTTTGACTAACATCCGCCTCCGTTAGTGATGCTTCTGGTgccgagaagaaagaggtaACTCAAATCCTCAAGAAGTATCGCTGGCTCAGTTACTGACTTCTTGCAGGAACTCGATACCTCTACGGCgattctgaagaagaagaagaagcccaaCTCCCTAATGTGAGTAGCCGCTCCATTCTATGTGCTAGTGTGAACCAGCTTGGACATTGCTAACTCCTGTTTCTCAGTGTTACTGATGCCGTGAACGATGATAACTCTACaatctccctctccaacaaCACCATGGACACCCTTGGGCTCTTCAGAGGCGACACAGTCACAGTCCGAGGCAAAAAGCGCAAGGAGACTGTTTTGATTGTGCTTGCCGATGATGATCTCGATGATGGAAGCGCCCGCATCAACAGGGTCGTCAGGCATAACTTGCGCGTAAAGCACGGTGATATCATCACAGTTCACCCTTGCCCTGATATTAAATATGTGAGTTTCCTCGAAAATAAGGGACGTGAATAGCGGCTAACTGCTCTTCCCCGTCCACAGGCTAAGCGTATCGCCGTTCTCCCCATTGCCGACACCGTCGAGGGCCTCACAGGTTCTCTTTTTGATGTCTACCTTGCTCCTTACTTCCGAGATGGGTACCGACCCGTGAAGCAAGGCGATCTCTTCACAGTAAGAGGTGGCATGCGACAAGTTGAGTTCAAGGTTGTCGAGGTGGATCCCCCAGAGTTCGGTATCGTTGCTCCGGACACTATCATTCACAGTGAGGGGGAGCCCATCCAGcgtgaggatgaggagaacAACTTAAACGAAGTTGGCTACGATGACATCGGTGGATGCCGAAAACAGATGGCTCAGATCCGTGAATTGGTCGAGCTGCCGCTTCGTCACCCTCAACTCTTCAAGTCCATCGGTATCAAGCCTCCTCGTGGTATCCTTATGTACGGT
This sequence is a window from Aspergillus nidulans FGSC A4 chromosome IV. Protein-coding genes within it:
- a CDS encoding uncharacterized protein (transcript_id=CADANIAT00000185); the protein is MDGEEVGSYPVLIGVSPDTDPDPDMASFQHVESVDTAEDCVEATNESQEPGNSNHQPYATAPVVAPYPRQQSRHDSCSHSTAIRQWRIDQHETCNTCGRRPFLRWFYLCTEDTTDYSASTDRNGSLLSEWITDAILEGEYTDEQRDKLWQQKLEVLELCEMERTLSMSGSCYDPSHGAEQQYEFHQFETHQSRLSADVHSRPGRCQYRACHHCDRKLQERTWVSLNAVCNDPDTTPPSVWDLWETPVSDVKVVKNLGLRPPCPPAPPPHFSQCSYRAFHRRRVRSISHLAGYESSLNMGAMSNLSTIEEITEEFDI
- a CDS encoding gamma-glutamylcyclotransferase family protein (transcript_id=CADANIAT00000187), with product MLGLCFTLAESCKSSESHLRCRFAARSNPSVAANMRCKDSYPEDFQTAIKRSPLKEGELQELCAKSSYPPVFVYGHLMLPTALKYIVDIPQTTTVDMVYATLPGYTLHHFAENGKPGLPTIKPSSSSSDVVEGMLVFGLTREQRSDVQEVECVRPGHSIFIDTQVQVSLIDKIHGYEVKSQKSVDAGTFVWSWTSENTELQPMETSFWPIDDFLSGQLYANMVREQNKVPFSYN
- a CDS encoding uncharacterized protein (transcript_id=CADANIAT00000186) — protein: MADDKAPNPEESVSPAGSTPPMTSRQAAQRRLLAALLTADRLNGRLNKILSTSAGQERLFAFIQYTSHILHHLLASAPWVALQTRLSLLARLRSSSSSSPSASASTGKAAAPSTATQKPRLLALYSLMSEARYMLRLLDLPTLIAWGSATLKSPPADKTMYALTLLQVLANIIYQALENAAFLTTKGVIPEQFLKRWGGAAKVELWSTRAWLGHIVLQYFVLWRARELRKKAEIEGSSEEKQKELKAEVRAWKKSLVNNVCWTPLCLHWSFENGIGFPGSLVGVGSFMAGAWGFADLWASTA